One Paenibacillus riograndensis SBR5 DNA segment encodes these proteins:
- a CDS encoding response regulator transcription factor yields MNRILLIEDEKNLARFIELELQHVSYSVTLVQDGLAGLRLALEEAWDLILLDLMLPGLNGIELCRRLRQEKQTPVIIITARDGLSDKINGLDSGADDYIAKPFAIEELLARMRSLLRRTGSLCQGQLLVCQDLQLDPLGRTLTKSGEALELTKREFDILLVLMQNMGRVMTREKLMESVWGYETEVDMKVVDVYISYLRGKIDTPGEPSIVQTLRGLGYVIRK; encoded by the coding sequence ATGAACAGAATATTATTGATTGAGGACGAAAAGAATCTGGCCCGTTTCATTGAGCTGGAGCTGCAGCATGTGTCTTATTCGGTAACACTGGTGCAGGACGGGCTAGCTGGTCTGAGGCTTGCTCTGGAGGAAGCCTGGGATTTGATTTTGCTTGATCTGATGCTTCCTGGGCTGAACGGAATAGAGCTATGCCGGCGTCTTCGCCAGGAGAAGCAAACTCCGGTCATTATAATTACAGCCCGGGACGGATTGTCTGATAAAATCAACGGACTGGACAGCGGAGCGGATGATTACATTGCCAAACCCTTTGCGATAGAGGAACTGCTTGCACGTATGAGATCGCTTTTGCGGAGAACAGGTTCACTGTGCCAGGGGCAACTGCTGGTATGTCAGGATCTTCAGTTGGATCCCCTGGGCCGGACGCTTACCAAAAGCGGAGAAGCGCTTGAACTGACCAAACGCGAGTTTGATATCCTGCTGGTACTGATGCAGAATATGGGACGAGTGATGACCCGTGAGAAGCTAATGGAGTCGGTATGGGGCTATGAAACAGAGGTGGATATGAAAGTAGTTGACGTGTATATCAGCTATTTGAGGGGCAAAATCGACACGCCCGGAGAGCCGAGCATCGTACAGACCCTGCGCGGCTTGGGATACGTGATCCGCAAATGA
- a CDS encoding Rpn family recombination-promoting nuclease/putative transposase, whose amino-acid sequence MELLNPRNDFLFKRIFGSEENRDVLLAFLNRTFAEAGKPPLSEIILLNPYTEKDSPRDKQSILDIRARTTEGEIINVEMQLFNKYDTEKRTLFYWSKQYSGQLQEGQAYSRLKRCVTINILNYAFLPNDLYHSVFHLREDRTGIELIDDIEVHFLELPKLDEQAVSIEEGGLVNWLLFLKGADQSKWEVLTMNEPVLKKAMNTLEFLSQNLEARRQYEDRQKYLHDEASMYEAAETAARRGRAEGEAQGMAKGMAKGMAKGMAEGKAEGEAEAKKEVARKLLALNVDLSVIAEASGLSEDEIKALKPLQ is encoded by the coding sequence ATGGAGCTTCTTAACCCAAGAAATGATTTTCTATTTAAACGCATCTTTGGCAGTGAAGAGAACCGCGATGTTTTGCTTGCTTTTCTGAATCGTACTTTTGCTGAAGCCGGAAAGCCGCCGCTAAGTGAGATTATCCTGCTTAACCCCTACACCGAGAAAGACTCCCCCCGAGATAAACAGTCCATACTGGATATACGGGCCAGAACTACAGAGGGTGAGATCATCAATGTAGAAATGCAGTTGTTTAATAAATACGATACTGAAAAAAGGACGTTATTTTACTGGAGTAAGCAGTACTCTGGACAATTACAGGAAGGACAGGCTTACAGCAGACTAAAAAGATGCGTAACCATCAACATTTTGAATTATGCTTTTCTGCCAAACGATCTGTATCATAGTGTTTTTCATTTAAGGGAAGACCGGACTGGAATAGAGCTGATTGATGACATTGAGGTTCACTTTCTGGAGCTTCCAAAGCTGGATGAGCAAGCCGTTTCCATCGAAGAAGGCGGGTTAGTGAATTGGCTGCTGTTCCTAAAGGGAGCTGATCAATCTAAGTGGGAGGTGCTGACAATGAATGAACCTGTATTAAAGAAGGCAATGAATACGTTAGAATTTCTAAGTCAGAATTTGGAAGCACGCAGACAGTATGAAGACCGACAGAAGTATCTGCATGACGAAGCGTCCATGTATGAAGCAGCTGAGACAGCAGCAAGACGTGGGCGTGCTGAGGGTGAAGCCCAGGGAATGGCTAAGGGAATGGCTAAGGGAATGGCTAAGGGAATGGCTGAAGGAAAGGCTGAGGGAGAAGCTGAAGCAAAAAAAGAAGTAGCCAGAAAACTGCTTGCTCTCAATGTCGATCTATCTGTAATCGCAGAAGCTTCAGGTTTATCAGAGGATGAGATAAAGGCATTAAAACCATTGCAGTGA
- a CDS encoding GrpB family protein → MKNIAEKTKIVEVVPYDPAWKKEFIRLRDFLLEITGDLIIAAEHVGSTSVEGLSAKPIIDIDLVMESYEVFPEIVQRLSQYGYVHQGDLGIEGREAFRREQEDGFMKYHLYVCPKDGKGYLEHIALRDYMRLNPAAAREYEEVKLKLADQFRYDIDAYCEGKTEVVHSILRKAGYII, encoded by the coding sequence GTGAAGAACATCGCTGAAAAAACTAAAATTGTCGAGGTGGTTCCATATGATCCTGCATGGAAAAAGGAATTCATCAGGCTGCGCGACTTTTTACTGGAAATCACCGGAGATTTAATCATCGCTGCTGAACATGTCGGCAGCACCTCCGTCGAGGGATTGTCGGCGAAACCCATCATCGATATTGACTTGGTAATGGAGAGCTACGAGGTTTTCCCGGAGATTGTTCAAAGGTTAAGCCAATATGGATATGTTCATCAGGGCGATCTTGGAATTGAGGGCAGGGAAGCTTTCCGGCGTGAACAGGAAGACGGCTTCATGAAATATCATCTGTATGTATGCCCCAAGGATGGCAAAGGGTATCTGGAGCATATCGCATTGCGGGACTATATGAGGCTCAACCCGGCAGCAGCCAGGGAATATGAGGAAGTCAAGCTGAAGCTGGCCGATCAGTTCCGCTATGACATCGATGCTTACTGCGAGGGGAAAACAGAGGTAGTGCATTCTATTCTGAGGAAGGCTGGATATATTATTTGA
- a CDS encoding GNAT family N-acetyltransferase — protein sequence MIQYDIIMEKLRRNPLKNITLLKMLTAYHQVMDSYLIQQKDNWGILLLLPADAFGYDLRTYPDADTIVLMDYNSLEVLPALIERLPKNTRLVFKLQEEPSILGLSELYPLHKVRRFYSYSAKPGMIFTSDGDTVLSEQLDERLLPLWAANGYSREEIMHYFEAGAFSVSLFEGNIPLSTCFVFRNEEQIWEIGGVHTAEEGRRQGLAQRVVRTALFHTLQRGYVPRYQVQDTNVPSIRLAESLGLQLAVKLTHWINYIEQPI from the coding sequence ATGATCCAGTACGATATCATTATGGAGAAACTGCGCAGGAATCCGCTGAAAAATATCACCCTGCTCAAAATGCTGACTGCATATCACCAAGTAATGGACAGCTATCTTATCCAGCAGAAGGACAATTGGGGTATTCTGCTGCTGCTGCCGGCCGATGCTTTTGGATATGATCTTAGAACTTATCCTGATGCTGATACAATTGTGCTCATGGACTACAACAGTCTGGAGGTTCTTCCGGCTCTGATTGAACGGCTGCCGAAGAATACACGTCTGGTCTTCAAACTTCAGGAAGAGCCAAGCATTCTCGGCCTATCGGAGCTTTATCCTCTGCATAAAGTCCGCCGTTTTTATTCCTATAGTGCTAAACCCGGGATGATCTTTACCAGTGATGGGGATACAGTGCTAAGTGAACAGTTGGACGAAAGACTGCTTCCGCTATGGGCAGCGAATGGCTATTCCCGGGAGGAAATCATGCATTATTTTGAGGCGGGTGCTTTTTCCGTGTCTCTGTTTGAAGGCAATATTCCGCTGAGTACCTGCTTCGTTTTCCGCAATGAAGAACAAATATGGGAAATTGGAGGTGTGCACACGGCGGAGGAAGGCAGAAGACAAGGATTGGCGCAGCGCGTGGTCCGCACAGCTTTATTTCATACTCTGCAAAGGGGCTATGTTCCCAGATACCAGGTACAGGACACCAATGTCCCTTCCATTCGCCTGGCGGAGTCCCTGGGACTGCAGCTTGCGGTAAAGCTTACCCACTGGATTAACTACATAGAACAGCCGATATAA
- a CDS encoding DUF4190 domain-containing protein codes for MSYQPPPFGNQEYYTPPPPPAKTNGKSIAALVLGILSVVTPYIGLLFGIIAIILSAISLKEIRTRYEQGKGMAIAGLVCGIVGTIIYAVIIALIIVAVIFLNDYDGGFNTFNSFNNI; via the coding sequence ATGAGTTATCAACCGCCGCCATTTGGAAATCAGGAGTATTACACACCGCCACCCCCGCCCGCCAAGACGAACGGCAAGTCGATTGCCGCGCTGGTGCTCGGGATTTTGTCGGTAGTCACCCCTTATATCGGCCTATTATTCGGAATTATTGCCATTATCCTCTCCGCGATTTCTCTCAAGGAGATCCGCACCCGTTACGAGCAAGGCAAAGGCATGGCTATCGCCGGTCTGGTCTGCGGGATTGTAGGCACCATTATCTATGCGGTTATTATTGCGCTCATCATCGTTGCTGTTATTTTCTTGAACGACTACGACGGTGGCTTCAATACCTTCAACAGCTTCAACAACATCTAG
- a CDS encoding response regulator, producing MNILVADDERVIREGIRRTIGQISPDHQVFVAAKAEEAVRIMEEQRIHIVLTDILMPGMSGLEFMKISKRRYPYVKWVVISAHSEFSYAQEAVRLGARDYLLKPIGKNKLLELINNLTAEIEQDNDISRQGERLKASLRFLREGVFQRLASGLDIGNLDIEPFIEDYKHFYMVMVQLDAEDRSIRLEHFIVENVLSELIELHGRGFVVSYDRQSLLGLITLREDAAIQQFQSEVKEHLTHYLKIPFQVIHSGLSHDFSTVPQVVKRMREASASQVLELEPMKGSGEKAIDVALHYIKEHFYEDLSLEKMASVVFLNPAYFSQLFKQKTGQGYKEYVTSLRLEQAKLLLLNPRLKLAEIAERVGYQDMKHFTQMFRKRYQLTPTEYRQQQNINILLSKGTPPQ from the coding sequence GTGAATATTCTCGTAGCCGATGACGAACGGGTAATACGTGAAGGCATCAGACGTACTATCGGACAGATTAGTCCGGATCATCAGGTTTTTGTGGCGGCCAAAGCCGAAGAAGCGGTCCGAATTATGGAAGAACAGCGGATTCACATTGTTCTAACCGATATTCTGATGCCGGGGATGAGCGGCCTTGAATTCATGAAAATATCAAAGCGCCGTTATCCTTATGTGAAATGGGTTGTGATCTCGGCGCATAGCGAATTCTCTTATGCCCAGGAAGCGGTACGTCTCGGGGCAAGGGATTACCTGCTTAAGCCCATCGGCAAAAATAAGCTGCTGGAATTGATCAATAACCTGACTGCTGAAATTGAGCAGGACAACGATATATCCAGGCAGGGCGAGAGGCTGAAGGCGAGTCTGCGGTTTTTGAGGGAAGGCGTATTTCAGCGTTTGGCTTCAGGGCTGGATATCGGCAATCTGGACATTGAGCCTTTCATTGAAGATTACAAGCATTTCTATATGGTGATGGTGCAGCTGGATGCCGAGGACAGAAGCATCCGGCTGGAGCATTTCATTGTCGAGAATGTGCTGTCCGAACTCATTGAGCTGCACGGGCGCGGGTTCGTCGTCAGCTATGACCGGCAGAGTCTGCTGGGCCTCATTACCCTGCGGGAGGATGCGGCGATTCAGCAGTTCCAGAGTGAGGTCAAGGAGCATCTTACCCACTATCTAAAAATTCCTTTTCAAGTGATCCACTCTGGTCTTAGCCACGATTTCAGCACGGTTCCGCAGGTCGTCAAGCGGATGAGAGAAGCCTCAGCATCACAGGTGCTGGAACTTGAGCCGATGAAGGGGAGCGGTGAAAAAGCGATAGATGTTGCCCTGCATTATATCAAGGAGCATTTCTATGAAGACCTGTCGCTGGAGAAAATGGCTTCCGTGGTGTTCCTGAATCCGGCATATTTCAGCCAGCTGTTCAAGCAAAAGACCGGGCAGGGCTACAAGGAGTATGTGACTTCGCTGCGGCTGGAACAGGCCAAGCTGCTGCTGCTTAATCCGCGGCTGAAGCTGGCGGAGATCGCTGAGCGGGTGGGGTACCAGGACATGAAGCATTTCACCCAGATGTTCCGCAAACGATACCAGTTAACGCCCACAGAGTACCGCCAGCAGCAGAATATCAATATTTTGCTGAGCAAAGGAACGCCGCCGCAATAG
- a CDS encoding carbohydrate ABC transporter permease, protein MRKFKKGIVYLLFAIPVVTQLYPLLWLVLYSLKTNEEIMDGSFFSFPKSFQWHNYSEAYTSGSYLKYLSNSVFVTGVTMICVIVLASMVAYAISRFRWKYGNVVMTIFLMGMMIPMQATLLPLMIIFKNIHVLNTHLSLILPYIAFSTPIAVFILSGFMRDIPHEIEESAFIDGASVYRIFRSIILPVSIPPVMTVCILTFINIWNEYILAATFISSEKLKTLPFGVYTFVSQYSVNYGNIGAFLVMGALPVILIYFFLSNKITKGMVAGAVKG, encoded by the coding sequence ATGCGAAAATTCAAAAAAGGAATCGTGTATCTTCTTTTCGCAATTCCTGTAGTGACCCAGTTGTATCCTTTGCTCTGGCTGGTGCTGTATTCACTGAAGACCAACGAAGAGATTATGGACGGCAGCTTTTTCTCCTTCCCCAAATCCTTTCAATGGCATAACTACAGTGAAGCTTATACTTCCGGCAGCTATCTGAAATACTTGTCCAACAGCGTGTTTGTCACCGGCGTTACAATGATTTGCGTCATTGTGCTGGCCTCCATGGTGGCTTATGCCATTTCGCGTTTCCGCTGGAAATACGGCAATGTTGTCATGACCATCTTCCTGATGGGCATGATGATTCCGATGCAGGCGACCCTGCTGCCGCTGATGATTATTTTCAAAAACATTCACGTGCTGAACACGCATTTATCGCTGATTCTGCCTTACATTGCCTTCTCCACACCGATTGCTGTATTTATCCTTTCCGGGTTCATGAGGGATATCCCGCATGAAATTGAGGAATCGGCGTTTATCGATGGAGCGAGCGTATACCGGATTTTCCGCAGCATTATTTTGCCGGTGTCGATCCCGCCGGTGATGACGGTATGCATTCTGACCTTCATCAACATCTGGAATGAATATATCCTGGCGGCAACCTTTATTTCTTCCGAGAAGCTCAAGACACTGCCATTTGGAGTGTACACATTTGTCAGCCAATATTCAGTCAATTACGGCAACATCGGGGCATTCCTGGTCATGGGCGCACTGCCGGTTATCCTGATCTACTTCTTCCTGTCGAACAAAATTACCAAAGGGATGGTAGCAGGTGCGGTCAAAGGTTAA
- a CDS encoding carbohydrate ABC transporter permease: MKVLKVPARTIAVFVLPCLLLYVCLVFIPILVSLYTGLLKWDGLTSAQFVGFGNFKDMFFNDPVFWPSVRRTLLYAVASMLEIPLCLGMAILLNRYVRRGNTLVSIYFTPVILSVVIIGQLWKTVYNPASMGGMLNGVLISLGLDSWTHNWLTEPKIAMFALYFVSLWQFFGYHLLIQYTGVQNIPDELYEAAKIDGADGFKADRYITLPLIVPIFKISIVLAFIGSLQAFDLVMVMTAGGPAHATDVISTHMYNSSFMSLKYGYGSAIASFLVIVCLVFTGFINTIFNRIERKFN; the protein is encoded by the coding sequence ATGAAAGTACTTAAGGTGCCAGCACGGACAATAGCCGTCTTCGTATTGCCATGTCTGCTTTTGTATGTGTGCCTAGTGTTTATCCCCATACTGGTTTCACTGTATACCGGTTTATTGAAATGGGACGGACTAACGTCTGCCCAGTTTGTCGGATTCGGCAACTTCAAAGATATGTTCTTCAATGACCCTGTGTTCTGGCCGTCGGTAAGAAGAACCTTGCTCTACGCTGTAGCATCTATGCTCGAAATCCCCCTTTGCCTGGGAATGGCTATTCTGCTTAACCGTTATGTCAGAAGAGGAAACACCCTGGTTTCGATCTACTTCACACCGGTCATTCTGTCTGTCGTCATTATTGGACAGCTGTGGAAAACGGTCTACAACCCCGCGTCCATGGGCGGTATGCTTAACGGCGTTCTGATCTCGCTGGGACTGGACAGCTGGACACATAACTGGCTTACCGAACCCAAAATTGCCATGTTTGCGCTATATTTCGTCTCCTTGTGGCAGTTCTTCGGCTACCATCTGCTGATCCAGTACACCGGCGTGCAGAATATTCCGGACGAGCTTTATGAAGCGGCAAAAATCGACGGGGCGGACGGATTCAAAGCGGACCGCTACATCACCCTTCCGCTGATTGTCCCGATCTTCAAAATATCGATTGTACTGGCGTTTATCGGTTCCCTGCAGGCCTTCGATCTGGTCATGGTTATGACCGCCGGGGGGCCGGCTCATGCAACCGACGTCATCTCTACGCATATGTACAACAGCTCATTTATGTCATTGAAGTATGGATACGGCAGTGCGATTGCCAGCTTCCTGGTTATAGTCTGTCTGGTCTTTACCGGATTCATCAATACGATATTCAATAGAATCGAACGCAAATTCAATTAG
- a CDS encoding extracellular solute-binding protein, with the protein MVNRKMKTTFTVALTAAMALSVAACGNSNDNSKNNAASSAAPDKTNSGTATNTTKSDKKVTITFQNIYPDPTTPSYKMVHELSEQYEKEHPNIKIELDTLNTDQQKVKLKTQAASKEVPDITIVNPAAQMKPFVDAGLFAPLNDMLDQNGLKDTYQTGLLDYYSFDGNVYALPDGNNIEVVFYNKDLFAQAGIANTPTTFEEMLKDVKILKDKGITPLAIGEKDSWTGSFLFMNILLRTNGGPGFLQDVMDGKKTFEDPAFVEAVDAFQQLVQAGAFPDGATSIDANAGGNIFKSGKAAMWVIGSWETGAVDASSVAGKVGAFQFPTVNGKGDPNEFMLAPGSAFAVSANSEHLQETKDFLNFFASNLPKKQFELKNAVGLGQKVDGDLKAAGYSDLAITIAGLFNQVKGGDLSFDNTMNPATSQVHLSSIQNLFVQKMDSAAVAKEHQTAFEANK; encoded by the coding sequence ATGGTCAACAGAAAAATGAAGACAACATTCACCGTCGCACTTACAGCTGCAATGGCATTAAGCGTTGCGGCATGCGGCAACTCCAACGACAACAGCAAGAATAATGCAGCGTCAAGCGCAGCACCTGACAAAACCAACAGCGGTACAGCAACGAACACAACGAAGAGTGACAAGAAGGTAACCATCACCTTCCAGAACATCTATCCCGATCCTACAACACCGTCCTACAAAATGGTGCATGAGCTGAGTGAGCAGTACGAGAAAGAGCATCCGAACATCAAGATCGAACTGGATACGCTGAACACCGACCAGCAAAAGGTGAAGCTCAAAACCCAGGCGGCTTCCAAAGAGGTCCCGGACATTACCATCGTGAACCCGGCTGCACAAATGAAACCGTTTGTAGATGCCGGATTGTTCGCTCCGCTGAACGACATGCTGGACCAGAACGGACTGAAAGACACCTACCAAACAGGACTGCTGGATTACTACAGCTTTGACGGCAATGTATACGCGCTGCCGGACGGCAACAATATCGAAGTGGTGTTCTACAACAAAGATTTGTTCGCTCAGGCTGGAATCGCCAATACACCAACCACCTTTGAAGAAATGCTCAAAGATGTGAAGATCCTCAAAGACAAAGGCATTACGCCATTGGCCATCGGTGAAAAAGATTCCTGGACGGGCTCCTTCCTGTTCATGAACATCCTGCTTCGCACCAACGGCGGCCCCGGCTTCCTGCAGGATGTCATGGATGGTAAGAAAACCTTTGAAGATCCTGCTTTCGTAGAAGCAGTAGACGCTTTCCAGCAGCTGGTTCAAGCAGGCGCATTCCCTGATGGCGCAACCTCCATCGACGCCAATGCCGGCGGTAACATCTTCAAATCCGGTAAAGCGGCAATGTGGGTCATCGGTTCATGGGAAACAGGCGCAGTTGATGCTTCTTCCGTAGCCGGCAAAGTAGGAGCTTTCCAATTCCCTACTGTGAACGGCAAAGGCGACCCTAACGAATTCATGCTGGCACCAGGCAGCGCATTCGCGGTGTCCGCTAACAGTGAGCATCTGCAGGAAACCAAAGATTTCCTCAATTTCTTCGCCAGCAATCTGCCTAAGAAACAATTTGAATTGAAAAACGCTGTAGGTTTGGGTCAAAAAGTAGACGGCGACCTCAAAGCAGCCGGTTACTCCGATCTGGCGATCACCATCGCAGGCCTGTTCAACCAGGTGAAAGGCGGCGACCTTTCGTTCGACAACACCATGAACCCGGCAACCTCGCAGGTGCACCTCAGCAGCATCCAGAACCTGTTCGTGCAGAAAATGGATTCCGCTGCAGTCGCCAAAGAACATCAAACCGCTTTTGAAGCTAATAAATAA
- a CDS encoding DEAD/DEAH box helicase, whose amino-acid sequence MSSNPFYRLAPFIKEFIYKNRWETLREAQVDACRVLFDTPHHLLIASGTASGKTEAAFFPALTQLYEDPSASVGILYIAPLKALINDQFTRLNDLLREGNIPVWHWHGDVPQADKTKLMQNPSGVLQITPESLEGLLMNRPNAIPALFHDLRFIIVDEVHAFMGADRGIQVLSQLARISRMAGCHPRRIGLSATLSDYASVTEWLAAGTRESVEVSAPQGGRKLRLSVEHFSFPDARDEVQAEHLERARQAYYGFIYDHTHLKKALIFTNSRTDAEEAILEMRRLAAKRGERDVFHVHHGSISAMLREETEAALRQGPGPAVAAATLTLELGIDLGELERVLQLGAPYSCASFVQRLGRSGRRGDAASEMIFVTPEEEDEEAQLPARMPWTLLRAIAVIELYVREKWVEPLAVRQLPVGLLYHQTMSILKSMGEAEPEDLKAAVLSLPSFSSIEPGDYDAFMEYMIGMGHIECMDEGSLLVGLAGEKIVNNFRFYAVFKDDEEHVVYNGTEEIGSITTVPPPGYCFTLAGKLWKVEEVDNRHKAVYVKGSRGKVDTLWLGAGGDVHTRIMNKIREVLGATALYPYLAPSAAARLERARRLAKESGLLTHSVLPAGGDSMFILPWAGSRQFRTLERLLKNNLKGPLGLRSVTPMEPYYMVVSGKTDAETLEQEIIAEAAAVSDPIALLGPDEAPYLGKYDEFIPHDLLRKAFSLDGLDVPGLVEVLKQWVRVE is encoded by the coding sequence ATGAGCAGCAATCCGTTTTACAGGCTGGCTCCGTTTATCAAAGAGTTTATCTATAAGAACCGCTGGGAGACGCTGCGCGAAGCCCAGGTGGATGCCTGCCGGGTGCTGTTCGATACGCCGCATCATCTGCTCATTGCTTCCGGAACGGCTTCCGGCAAGACAGAAGCCGCTTTCTTTCCGGCGCTTACCCAGCTGTACGAAGATCCGTCCGCCTCAGTGGGCATCCTTTACATTGCGCCGCTTAAGGCGCTGATCAATGACCAGTTCACCCGGTTGAATGACCTGCTGCGTGAAGGGAATATTCCGGTCTGGCATTGGCATGGAGATGTGCCGCAGGCGGACAAGACGAAGCTGATGCAAAACCCCTCCGGCGTGCTGCAGATTACCCCGGAATCGCTGGAAGGGCTGCTGATGAACCGCCCTAATGCCATTCCGGCGCTGTTCCATGATCTTCGCTTCATTATAGTGGATGAAGTGCATGCCTTCATGGGGGCGGACCGCGGCATTCAGGTGCTTAGCCAGCTGGCGCGGATCTCGCGTATGGCCGGCTGCCATCCGCGGCGGATCGGACTGTCGGCCACGCTGAGCGACTACGCATCCGTGACGGAATGGCTGGCCGCCGGTACCCGCGAAAGCGTAGAGGTCTCTGCTCCGCAGGGCGGGCGCAAGCTGCGCCTCAGCGTGGAGCACTTTTCTTTCCCGGATGCACGGGACGAAGTGCAGGCTGAGCATCTGGAGCGGGCGCGGCAGGCGTATTATGGCTTCATCTATGACCATACGCATCTGAAGAAGGCGCTCATTTTCACCAACAGCCGCACGGATGCCGAGGAGGCAATCCTGGAGATGCGGCGGCTTGCTGCGAAGCGCGGGGAGCGCGACGTGTTCCATGTCCATCACGGCAGCATCTCCGCGATGCTGCGTGAAGAGACGGAGGCTGCGCTCCGTCAGGGACCCGGCCCGGCGGTGGCAGCGGCCACGCTGACGCTGGAGCTGGGCATTGACCTGGGCGAGCTGGAGCGCGTGCTGCAGCTCGGTGCACCATACAGCTGCGCGAGCTTCGTGCAGCGGCTGGGGCGCTCCGGGCGGCGGGGCGACGCCGCTTCAGAGATGATCTTCGTCACGCCGGAGGAAGAGGACGAAGAAGCCCAGCTTCCCGCGCGGATGCCGTGGACGCTGCTGCGGGCTATCGCCGTCATCGAGCTCTACGTGCGCGAGAAGTGGGTCGAGCCGCTGGCTGTGCGGCAGCTTCCGGTGGGGCTGCTCTACCATCAGACGATGAGCATCCTGAAAAGTATGGGCGAAGCGGAGCCGGAGGATCTGAAGGCGGCCGTGCTGAGCCTCCCGTCCTTTAGCAGCATCGAGCCCGGCGATTATGATGCGTTCATGGAATATATGATCGGCATGGGCCATATTGAGTGCATGGATGAGGGCAGCCTGCTGGTTGGGCTGGCAGGGGAGAAGATCGTCAATAACTTCCGTTTCTATGCGGTATTCAAAGACGACGAGGAACATGTGGTATATAACGGCACCGAAGAGATTGGTTCAATAACCACTGTCCCGCCGCCGGGGTACTGCTTCACTCTTGCAGGCAAGCTGTGGAAGGTCGAAGAGGTGGATAACCGCCATAAAGCCGTATATGTCAAAGGCTCGCGCGGCAAAGTAGATACCTTATGGCTGGGCGCAGGCGGGGATGTGCATACCCGCATTATGAACAAAATTCGTGAGGTGCTGGGAGCTACGGCACTATATCCCTATCTGGCGCCCAGCGCGGCAGCAAGACTGGAACGGGCCCGCCGTCTGGCCAAGGAAAGCGGATTGCTCACGCATTCGGTGCTTCCGGCCGGAGGCGATTCGATGTTCATTCTGCCCTGGGCCGGGAGCCGGCAGTTCCGGACTCTGGAACGGCTGCTGAAGAATAATCTCAAGGGCCCGCTGGGACTGCGTTCCGTAACCCCCATGGAGCCGTATTATATGGTCGTTTCCGGGAAGACAGATGCAGAAACGCTGGAGCAGGAGATTATCGCCGAAGCCGCTGCTGTATCTGATCCGATTGCTCTCCTGGGGCCGGATGAAGCGCCTTACCTTGGCAAATACGATGAATTCATCCCCCACGACCTGCTGCGCAAAGCCTTTTCCCTCGACGGCCTCGACGTTCCGGGGCTGGTAGAGGTGCTGAAGCAGTGGGTGAGGGTGGAATAA